Proteins encoded in a region of the Phaenicophaeus curvirostris isolate KB17595 chromosome 1, BPBGC_Pcur_1.0, whole genome shotgun sequence genome:
- the FBXL13 gene encoding LOW QUALITY PROTEIN: F-box and leucine-rich repeat protein 13 (The sequence of the model RefSeq protein was modified relative to this genomic sequence to represent the inferred CDS: substituted 1 base at 1 genomic stop codon), giving the protein MASLKPLPDSYLLYLNLSYTDTINGKLSLLSSSLPNLQSLSLAHCIKFTDKGLLYLGSGKGCHKLICLDLSGCIQISVDSFRNIANGCSRIQELLINKMPTLTDGCIQALVEKWQQTMSTVFLDSPHLSDTTFKDLAGCKLVKVSIERSNQIIDXSLNSMRKCCPCIRHIHMADCQKITDAGLKMISPLKHILILNVADCIRYFIASRFL; this is encoded by the exons ATGGCTTCCTTGAAACCACTTCCAG ACTCATATCTTCTGTATTTAAATCTGTCCTATACAGATACTATTAATGGAAAATTATCACTGTTGTCAAg caGCCTCCCCAATTTACAGTCTCTGAGTTTAGCTCACTGCATAAAATTCACAGACAAAGGTTTACTGTACCTGGGCTCTGGAAAGGGCTGTCACAAGCTCATCTGTTTGGACCTTTCAGGTTGCATTCAG ATTTCAGTTGACAGTTTCAGAAATATTGCGAATGGCTGCAGTAGGATTCAAGAGTTGCTAATCAACAAAATGCCAACTCTAACAGATGGATGTATTCAA GCTCTGGTTGAAAAATGGCAACAGACAATGTCCACTGTCTTTCTTGATTCTCCTCATCTTTCTGATACAACTTTTAAAGACCTTGCTGGATGCAAACTTGTCAAGGTCAGCATTGAAA GGAGTAACCAAATTATTGATTGAAGTTTAAACTCGATGAGAAAATGCTGCCCATGTATCAGGCACATTCATATGGCTGATTGCCAGAAGATTACAGATGCTGGTCTGAAGATGATTTCACCATTGAAGCATATTCTTATACTGAATGTAGCAGACTGCATAAGGTACTTTATTGCATCCAGATTTCTGTAA
- the LRRC17 gene encoding leucine-rich repeat-containing protein 17 isoform X2 — protein MEVVTIILLLLLCKAFDCRKTRNRSLRNNERENILRKASSTVKRNAQGLPCDVYTYLHEKYLDCQERKLIFVAPDWPEDLKHMLLARNRIRKLKNNMFSKYKLLKSLDLQQNDISKIESEAFFGLNKLTTLLLQHNQIKSLSEEIFIYTPSLNYLRLYDNPWHCNCELETLVTMLQVPTNRNLGNYAKCVHPIELKNQKLKQIKAEQLCSEEERQDPQNIKQKPEAVKPEFDSSLCHMYVFPAPTLNCRRKDLKKVPGNIPPDIVRLDLSSNKIRQLRAKEFEDVTELKILNLNSNGIAYIDPDMYVFF, from the exons AtggaagtagttactattataCTGCTACTTCTTCTTTGTAAAGCATTTGACTGTAGGAAGACAAGGAATAGGAGTCTGAGAAACAATGAAAGGGAAAACATCTTAAGGAAAGCATCTAGCACTGTTAAGCGCAATGCCCAAGGCCTCCCATGTGATGTATACACCTATCTTCATGAGAAATACCTAGattgtcaggaaagaaaattaatttttgtggCACCTGATTGGCCAGAGGATTTAAAACACATGCTTCTAGCAAGAAACAGGATTCGTAAGTTGAAGAATAATATGTTTTCCAAGTATAAATTACTGAAAAGTCTGGATTTACAACAGAACGATATATCAAAAATTGAAAGCGaggctttttttggtttgaacAAACTTACCACACTCTTACTTCAGCACAACCAAATTAAGAGTTTATCTGAGGAGATTTTTATTTACACCCCTAGTCTAAACTACCTACGTCTTTATGATAATCCCTGGCATTGCAACTGTGAACTAGAAACTCTTGTTACAATGCTACAGGTTCCAACGAACAGGAACTTGGGAAATTATGCCAAGTGTGTGCACCCAATAGAACTGAAAAACCAAAAGCTAAAGCAGATAAAAGCTGAACAGCTATGTAGTGAAGAGGAGAGACAGGACCCCCAAAACATAAAACAGAAGCCTGAAGCTGTCAAGCCAGAATTTGATTCCTCTTTGTGCCACATGTATGTGTTTCCTGCCCCAACTCtgaactgcagaagaaaag atttaaagAAAGTTCCAGGTAACATACCTCCAGATATAGTAAGACTTGATCTGTCCAGCAACAAAATTAGACAACTACGAGCCAAAGAGTTTGAAGATGTCACTGAACTGAAGATACTAAACCTAAACAGTAATGGAATAGCTTACATTGATCCTG ATATGTATGTGTTTTTCTAA
- the LRRC17 gene encoding leucine-rich repeat-containing protein 17 isoform X1, which produces MEVVTIILLLLLCKAFDCRKTRNRSLRNNERENILRKASSTVKRNAQGLPCDVYTYLHEKYLDCQERKLIFVAPDWPEDLKHMLLARNRIRKLKNNMFSKYKLLKSLDLQQNDISKIESEAFFGLNKLTTLLLQHNQIKSLSEEIFIYTPSLNYLRLYDNPWHCNCELETLVTMLQVPTNRNLGNYAKCVHPIELKNQKLKQIKAEQLCSEEERQDPQNIKQKPEAVKPEFDSSLCHMYVFPAPTLNCRRKDLKKVPGNIPPDIVRLDLSSNKIRQLRAKEFEDVTELKILNLNSNGIAYIDPAAFSGLNNLEELDLSNNSLQNFEYGVLEDLYFLKILWLRENPWRCDYNIHYLFYWLKHHYNVHYNGLECKMPEEYKGWSVGKYVRSYYEECPKDKLPIYPETFDVDKDDEEWERHKEQSVQTVKQHGVIVTVIG; this is translated from the exons AtggaagtagttactattataCTGCTACTTCTTCTTTGTAAAGCATTTGACTGTAGGAAGACAAGGAATAGGAGTCTGAGAAACAATGAAAGGGAAAACATCTTAAGGAAAGCATCTAGCACTGTTAAGCGCAATGCCCAAGGCCTCCCATGTGATGTATACACCTATCTTCATGAGAAATACCTAGattgtcaggaaagaaaattaatttttgtggCACCTGATTGGCCAGAGGATTTAAAACACATGCTTCTAGCAAGAAACAGGATTCGTAAGTTGAAGAATAATATGTTTTCCAAGTATAAATTACTGAAAAGTCTGGATTTACAACAGAACGATATATCAAAAATTGAAAGCGaggctttttttggtttgaacAAACTTACCACACTCTTACTTCAGCACAACCAAATTAAGAGTTTATCTGAGGAGATTTTTATTTACACCCCTAGTCTAAACTACCTACGTCTTTATGATAATCCCTGGCATTGCAACTGTGAACTAGAAACTCTTGTTACAATGCTACAGGTTCCAACGAACAGGAACTTGGGAAATTATGCCAAGTGTGTGCACCCAATAGAACTGAAAAACCAAAAGCTAAAGCAGATAAAAGCTGAACAGCTATGTAGTGAAGAGGAGAGACAGGACCCCCAAAACATAAAACAGAAGCCTGAAGCTGTCAAGCCAGAATTTGATTCCTCTTTGTGCCACATGTATGTGTTTCCTGCCCCAACTCtgaactgcagaagaaaag atttaaagAAAGTTCCAGGTAACATACCTCCAGATATAGTAAGACTTGATCTGTCCAGCAACAAAATTAGACAACTACGAGCCAAAGAGTTTGAAGATGTCACTGAACTGAAGATACTAAACCTAAACAGTAATGGAATAGCTTACATTGATCCTG CTGCTTTCTCAGGCCTCAATAACTTAGAGGAGCTGGATCTATCAAACAACAGCTTGCAGAATTTTGAATATGGAGTTCTGGAAGATCTTTACTTTCTGAAAATACTGTGGCTGAGAGAGAATCCTTGGAGATGCGATTACAACATTCATTACCTTTTCTACTGGTTAAAGCACCACTACAATGTTCACTACAATGGCCTAGAATGCAAAATGCCTGAGGAATACAAAGGATGGTCTGTCGGAAAATATGTTCGAAGTTATTATGAGGAGTGTCCAAAAGACAAGCTGCCCATTTATCCAGAAACTTTTGATGTGGACAAAGATGATGAGGAATGGGAACGACACAAAGAACAATCAGTTCAAACAGTAAAGCAGCATGGTGTAATTGTGACTGTGATAGGCTAA